The following proteins are co-located in the Lepisosteus oculatus isolate fLepOcu1 chromosome 9, fLepOcu1.hap2, whole genome shotgun sequence genome:
- the smg7 gene encoding nonsense-mediated mRNA decay factor SMG7 isoform X6, with protein sequence MNLCAQYLRQAEALKADMTDSKLGPAEVWTSRQALQDLYQKMLVTDLEYALDKKVEQDLWNHAFKNQITTLQSQAKNRANPNRSEVQANLSLFLEAASGFYTQLLQELCTVFNVDLPCRVKSSQLGIISNKQTSTSAIVKPQPSSCSYICQHCLVHLGDIARYRNQTSQAESYYRHAAQLVPSNGQPYNQLAILASSKGDHLTTIFYYCRSIAVKFPFPAASTNLQKALSKALESRDEIKSKWSVSDFIKAFIKFHGHVYLSKSLEKLNNLREKLEEQFQRLILQKAFSSQQLVHITVINLFELHHLRDFSSESDDHSFSHDEQLSWIQLLALFMSFLGIMCSRVLLNKNREDLMGECPLPAIKVSLDWLKLRPSVFHESAVDERQYIWPWLVSILNSFQPKEDDVSCASATPLPEEFELQGFLALRPALRTLDFSKGHQGIAVDKEGQPLRARHQRLISLGKWVADSQPRLVQCRIDDGMLLFVTDIPEPVIEELVEKDGPVLQESSNAEQTSNEGSQGLKSVLPVGKTQNSSSEGGEKPVVTFKENIKPRELTRDANRTHHLKEGLKERREFSKGNLSSKTDLKKDNKRKNEAKKTCHEKMQEPGKQNVAVQVKAQSEIRKTPVSEARKTPVTQTQTQTSSSSQFIPIHHPGAFPPLPSRPGFPPPAYVIPPPVAFSMTPGFTFSTGVSVPGAFLQPATHPQAGSQVQAGKQSHIPYSQQRPSGPGALTQGPQQQQGQQQPPTAASQQAVQPAGQLQVQGMSQQQQSPTKPVQQQLGKSPPHHPGLQQFMQVTEQSSQMWNQHQAQAPLQKNLPIQMSVKQSFYMPPQDPLKLFEQSLQTVPMQPQQQPNMDKKMKLFPVEPFGQNASEVKVQDFYWDPPYRMAADRQMMGQQVNSDRLVKRPQGSFRSDQDNIPRVSSFELPNQSRLERPSDLMSQPSLMPLSGFSLQENSYQNSSIFSEAYGKNMAPSTKPEVPSSLAHQEHSLYTLFEGTPWSPSLPASSDHSTPASQSPHSSNPSSLPSSPPTHNHNSIPFSNFGPIGTPDSRDRRIADRWKVEKSAVSGFGLDYLPASSSASENSWHQGSTPCNTWATQESPMEDSSTVLMDSLKSIWSSSMMHPGPSALEQLLLQQKQKQQRGHGAMNPPH encoded by the exons ATGAACCTCTGCGCCCAGTACTTACG gCAGGCAGAGGCCCTAAAGGCTGATATGACGG ACTCCAAGTTGGGTCCAGCAGAGGTCTGGACATCCAGGCAGGCACTGCAGGACCTCTACCAGAAAATGCTGGTGACAGACCTGGAATATGCTCTGGACAAAAAAGTGGAGCAGGACCT CTGGAACCATGCTTTCAAAAATCAGATAACAACACTACAGAGTCAAGCCAAGAACAGAGCCAACCCTAACAGGAGTGAAGTGCAAGCAAATTTGTCCCTCTTCCTTGAGGCAGCTAGTGGCTTCTATACACAA TTATTACAGGAGCTGTGTACAGTGTTCAACGTGGATTTACCATGTCGGGTCAAGTCGTCACAGCTTGGAATAATCAGCAATAAACAGACAAGCACCAGCGCCATTGTAAAACCCCAGCCTAGCTCCTGCTCCTACATCTGCCAGCATTGTCTAGTCCACCTAGGGGATATCG CACGCTATCGCAACCAAACCAGCCAGGCAGAATCCTATTACAGACATGCAGCTCAGCTCGTACCTTCTAATG GTCAACCTTACAATCAGTTGGCTATTCTTGCTTCCTCAAAAGGGGACCACCTCACAACCATTTTCTACTACTGCAGGAGCATCGCAGTTAAATTTCCCTTTCCAGCTGCTTCTACCAACTTGCAGAAAGCTCTCTCTAAAGCTCTTGAAAG CCGTGATGAGATCAAGAGTAAATGGAGTGTATCGGATTTCATCAAAGCTTTTATTAAGTTTCACGGTCATGTATACTTGAGCAAGAGCCTGGAAAAACTGAACAATTTGAGGGAGAAGCTGGAAGAGCAATTTCAG aggcTTATTCTTCAAAAGGCCTTCAGTTCTCAGCAACTTGTTCACATAACTGTTATCAATCTGTTTGAACTGCACCACCTGCGAGACTTCAGCAGCGAGTCTGATGACCACAGCTTTAGTCATGACGAGCAGCTCAGTTGGATCCAACTGTTAGCACTCTTTA tgTCTTTTCTTGGTATCATGTGCAGCCGTGTATTGCTGAATAAAAATCGTGAAGACCTAATGGGAGAATGTCCTTTGCCTGCAATTAAAGTTTCCTTGGATTGGCTGAAACTTCGACCAAGCGTTTTTCACGAGAGTGCAGTGGACGAGAGACAGTA CATTTGGCCATGGCTGGTATCAATCCTGAATAGCTTTCAGCCAAAGGAAGATGACGTATCTTGTGCTTCAG CCACCCCTCTCCCAGAGGAGTTTGAGCTGCAAGGATTTTTGGCCCTCAGACCTGCTCTAAG GACTTTGGATTTCTCTAAAGGGCACCAGGGTATTGCAGTGGACAAAGAAGGCCAGCCCCTGCGAGCTCGCCATCAGAGACTGATAAGCCTTGGTAAATGGGTAGCCGATAGCCAACCCAG GCTTGTCCAGTGCCGAATTGATGATGGCatgcttctttttgtaaccGACATCCCTGAGCCAGTGATTGAGGAGCTCGTTGAGAAAGATGGTCCTGTTCTGCAGGAGTCTTCTAATGCAGAACAAACTTCCAATGAGGGCAGCCAGGGCTTGAAATCTGTTCTGCCCGTGGGCAAGACTCAAAACAGCAGCTCTGAGGGTGGAGAGAAGCCCGTGGTGACTTTCAAAGAGAATATTAAACCCCGGGAGCTAACAAGAGATGCCAACAGAACCCATCACCTAAAAGAAGGGCTGAAGGAGAGAAGGGAGTTCAGCAAAGGAAACTTGTCCAGCAAAACCGATCTGAAGAaggacaacaaaagaaaaaatgaagccAAGAAGACTTGTCACGAGAAAATGCAAGAGCCAGGAAAGCAGAACGTGGCagtacaa gtGAAAGCCCAGTCTGAAATAAGGAAGACCCCGGTCTCGGAGGCAAGGAAGACTCCAGTCACCCAGACACAGACGCAGACGAGCAGCTCCTCGCAGTTCATCCCCATTCACCACCCAGGGGCTTTCCCTCCTCTGCCTAGTAGGCCAG GGTTCCCACCCCCGGCGTACGTTATCCCGCCCCCCGTTGCTTTCTCGATGACCCCGGGCTTTACGTTTTCCACGGGGGTGTCTGTGCCCGGAGCCTTCCTCCAGCCCGCCACGCACCCGCAGGCCGGCAGCCAGGTCCAAGCCGGGAAGCAGTCGCACATTCCTTACAGTCAGCAGAGGCCGTCGGGGCCGGGGGCTTTAACCCAGGGCCCCCAGCAGCAGCAGGGTCAACAGCAGCCTCCCACGGCCGCCTCCCAGCAGGCCGTGCAGCCGGCAGGGCAGCTACAGGTCCAGGGTATGTCCCAGCAGCAGCAGTCTCCCACGAAGCCCGTGCAGCAGCAGCTTGGGAAGAGTCCTCCTCACCATCCTGGCCTGCAGCAG TTCATGCAAGTTACTGAGCAGTCCAGCCAGATGTGGAATCAGCACCAGGCACAGGCTCCTCTCCAGAAGAATCTGCCAATACAGATGTCTGTTAAGCAGTCCTTTTACATGCCACCTCAGGATCCTCTCAAGTTGTTTGAGCAGTCTCTCCAGACTGTGCCGATGCAGCCTCAACAGCAACCGAATATGGACAAGAAGATGAAGCTGTTTCCTGTAGAGCCTTTTGGTCAGAACGCCTCAGAGGTCAAAGTGCAGGATTTCTACTGGGACCCTCCGTACCGCATGGCTGCGGACCGCCAGATGATGGGGCAGCAGGTGAACAGTGACCGCCTGGTGAAGCGCCCACAGGGAAGTTTCCGCTCCGACCAGGACAACATCCCAAGGGTGTCGTCTTTTgag TTGCCAAACCAGTCAAGGCTGGAACGACCCTCTGATCTGATGTCTCAGCCTTCTCTTATGCCCTTGTCTGGATTTTCACTTCAG GAGAACTCCTATCAAAATAGCAGCATTTTCAGTGAGGCATATGGCAAGAATATGGCACCTAGCACAAAGCCTGAAGTTCCTTCATCGCTGGCACATCAGGAACATTCCCTGTACACCCTGTTTGAAGGAACTCCATGGTCCCCTTCTCTTCCTGCCAGCTCGG ACCATTCAACACCAGCTAGCCAGTCTCCTCACTCCTCTAATCCCAGCAGCCTGCCGTCGTCTCCACCGACACACAACCACAACTCCATCCCTTTCTCCAACTTTGGCCCCATCGGGACCCCAGACAGCCGGGACAGGAGGATCGCTGATCGCTGGAAAGTCGAGAAGTCAG CAGTGAGTGGATTCGGACTGGATTACTTGCCTGCTTCCTCTTCTGCATCGGAGAATAGCTGGCACCAAGGCAGTACCCCCTGTAACACCTGGGCTACTCAGGAATCTCCAATGGAAGACTCGAGCACTGTTCTCATGGACAGCCTGAAG TCGATCTGGTCGAGCTCGATGATGCACCCTGGACCTTCGGCCCTGGAGCAGCTGCTCCTgcagcagaagcagaagcagcagaGGGGGCACGGGGCGATGAACCCGCCACACTGA
- the smg7 gene encoding nonsense-mediated mRNA decay factor SMG7 isoform X4, with protein MNLCAQYLRQAEALKADMTDSKLGPAEVWTSRQALQDLYQKMLVTDLEYALDKKVEQDLWNHAFKNQITTLQSQAKNRANPNRSEVQANLSLFLEAASGFYTQLLQELCTVFNVDLPCRVKSSQLGIISNKQTSTSAIVKPQPSSCSYICQHCLVHLGDIARYRNQTSQAESYYRHAAQLVPSNGQPYNQLAILASSKGDHLTTIFYYCRSIAVKFPFPAASTNLQKALSKALESRDEIKSKWSVSDFIKAFIKFHGHVYLSKSLEKLNNLREKLEEQFQRLILQKAFSSQQLVHITVINLFELHHLRDFSSESDDHSFSHDEQLSWIQLLALFMSFLGIMCSRVLLNKNREDLMGECPLPAIKVSLDWLKLRPSVFHESAVDERQYIWPWLVSILNSFQPKEDDVSCASATPLPEEFELQGFLALRPALRTLDFSKGHQGIAVDKEGQPLRARHQRLISLGKWVADSQPRLVQCRIDDGMLLFVTDIPEPVIEELVEKDGPVLQESSNAEQTSNEGSQGLKSVLPVGKTQNSSSEGGEKPVVTFKENIKPRELTRDANRTHHLKEGLKERREFSKGNLSSKTDLKKDNKRKNEAKKTCHEKMQEPGKQNVAVQVKAQSEIRKTPVSEARKTPVTQTQTQTSSSSQFIPIHHPGAFPPLPSRPGFPPPAYVIPPPVAFSMTPGFTFSTGVSVPGAFLQPATHPQAGSQVQAGKQSHIPYSQQRPSGPGALTQGPQQQQGQQQPPTAASQQAVQPAGQLQVQGMSQQQQSPTKPVQQQLGKSPPHHPGLQQFMQVTEQSSQMWNQHQAQAPLQKNLPIQMSVKQSFYMPPQDPLKLFEQSLQTVPMQPQQQPNMDKKMKLFPVEPFGQNASEVKVQDFYWDPPYRMAADRQMMGQQVNSDRLVKRPQGSFRSDQDNIPRVSSFEDSKSSPLLPPDLLKSLADFEEEEELAFTKPHDFYQALAGPLNSAPGRSMFLPNQSRLERPSDLMSQPSLMPLSGFSLQENSYQNSSIFSEAYGKNMAPSTKPEVPSSLAHQEHSLYTLFEGTPWSPSLPASSDHSTPASQSPHSSNPSSLPSSPPTHNHNSIPFSNFGPIGTPDSRDRRIADRWKVEKSAVSGFGLDYLPASSSASENSWHQGSTPCNTWATQESPMEDSSTVLMDSLKSIWSSSMMHPGPSALEQLLLQQKQKQQRGHGAMNPPH; from the exons ATGAACCTCTGCGCCCAGTACTTACG gCAGGCAGAGGCCCTAAAGGCTGATATGACGG ACTCCAAGTTGGGTCCAGCAGAGGTCTGGACATCCAGGCAGGCACTGCAGGACCTCTACCAGAAAATGCTGGTGACAGACCTGGAATATGCTCTGGACAAAAAAGTGGAGCAGGACCT CTGGAACCATGCTTTCAAAAATCAGATAACAACACTACAGAGTCAAGCCAAGAACAGAGCCAACCCTAACAGGAGTGAAGTGCAAGCAAATTTGTCCCTCTTCCTTGAGGCAGCTAGTGGCTTCTATACACAA TTATTACAGGAGCTGTGTACAGTGTTCAACGTGGATTTACCATGTCGGGTCAAGTCGTCACAGCTTGGAATAATCAGCAATAAACAGACAAGCACCAGCGCCATTGTAAAACCCCAGCCTAGCTCCTGCTCCTACATCTGCCAGCATTGTCTAGTCCACCTAGGGGATATCG CACGCTATCGCAACCAAACCAGCCAGGCAGAATCCTATTACAGACATGCAGCTCAGCTCGTACCTTCTAATG GTCAACCTTACAATCAGTTGGCTATTCTTGCTTCCTCAAAAGGGGACCACCTCACAACCATTTTCTACTACTGCAGGAGCATCGCAGTTAAATTTCCCTTTCCAGCTGCTTCTACCAACTTGCAGAAAGCTCTCTCTAAAGCTCTTGAAAG CCGTGATGAGATCAAGAGTAAATGGAGTGTATCGGATTTCATCAAAGCTTTTATTAAGTTTCACGGTCATGTATACTTGAGCAAGAGCCTGGAAAAACTGAACAATTTGAGGGAGAAGCTGGAAGAGCAATTTCAG aggcTTATTCTTCAAAAGGCCTTCAGTTCTCAGCAACTTGTTCACATAACTGTTATCAATCTGTTTGAACTGCACCACCTGCGAGACTTCAGCAGCGAGTCTGATGACCACAGCTTTAGTCATGACGAGCAGCTCAGTTGGATCCAACTGTTAGCACTCTTTA tgTCTTTTCTTGGTATCATGTGCAGCCGTGTATTGCTGAATAAAAATCGTGAAGACCTAATGGGAGAATGTCCTTTGCCTGCAATTAAAGTTTCCTTGGATTGGCTGAAACTTCGACCAAGCGTTTTTCACGAGAGTGCAGTGGACGAGAGACAGTA CATTTGGCCATGGCTGGTATCAATCCTGAATAGCTTTCAGCCAAAGGAAGATGACGTATCTTGTGCTTCAG CCACCCCTCTCCCAGAGGAGTTTGAGCTGCAAGGATTTTTGGCCCTCAGACCTGCTCTAAG GACTTTGGATTTCTCTAAAGGGCACCAGGGTATTGCAGTGGACAAAGAAGGCCAGCCCCTGCGAGCTCGCCATCAGAGACTGATAAGCCTTGGTAAATGGGTAGCCGATAGCCAACCCAG GCTTGTCCAGTGCCGAATTGATGATGGCatgcttctttttgtaaccGACATCCCTGAGCCAGTGATTGAGGAGCTCGTTGAGAAAGATGGTCCTGTTCTGCAGGAGTCTTCTAATGCAGAACAAACTTCCAATGAGGGCAGCCAGGGCTTGAAATCTGTTCTGCCCGTGGGCAAGACTCAAAACAGCAGCTCTGAGGGTGGAGAGAAGCCCGTGGTGACTTTCAAAGAGAATATTAAACCCCGGGAGCTAACAAGAGATGCCAACAGAACCCATCACCTAAAAGAAGGGCTGAAGGAGAGAAGGGAGTTCAGCAAAGGAAACTTGTCCAGCAAAACCGATCTGAAGAaggacaacaaaagaaaaaatgaagccAAGAAGACTTGTCACGAGAAAATGCAAGAGCCAGGAAAGCAGAACGTGGCagtacaa gtGAAAGCCCAGTCTGAAATAAGGAAGACCCCGGTCTCGGAGGCAAGGAAGACTCCAGTCACCCAGACACAGACGCAGACGAGCAGCTCCTCGCAGTTCATCCCCATTCACCACCCAGGGGCTTTCCCTCCTCTGCCTAGTAGGCCAG GGTTCCCACCCCCGGCGTACGTTATCCCGCCCCCCGTTGCTTTCTCGATGACCCCGGGCTTTACGTTTTCCACGGGGGTGTCTGTGCCCGGAGCCTTCCTCCAGCCCGCCACGCACCCGCAGGCCGGCAGCCAGGTCCAAGCCGGGAAGCAGTCGCACATTCCTTACAGTCAGCAGAGGCCGTCGGGGCCGGGGGCTTTAACCCAGGGCCCCCAGCAGCAGCAGGGTCAACAGCAGCCTCCCACGGCCGCCTCCCAGCAGGCCGTGCAGCCGGCAGGGCAGCTACAGGTCCAGGGTATGTCCCAGCAGCAGCAGTCTCCCACGAAGCCCGTGCAGCAGCAGCTTGGGAAGAGTCCTCCTCACCATCCTGGCCTGCAGCAG TTCATGCAAGTTACTGAGCAGTCCAGCCAGATGTGGAATCAGCACCAGGCACAGGCTCCTCTCCAGAAGAATCTGCCAATACAGATGTCTGTTAAGCAGTCCTTTTACATGCCACCTCAGGATCCTCTCAAGTTGTTTGAGCAGTCTCTCCAGACTGTGCCGATGCAGCCTCAACAGCAACCGAATATGGACAAGAAGATGAAGCTGTTTCCTGTAGAGCCTTTTGGTCAGAACGCCTCAGAGGTCAAAGTGCAGGATTTCTACTGGGACCCTCCGTACCGCATGGCTGCGGACCGCCAGATGATGGGGCAGCAGGTGAACAGTGACCGCCTGGTGAAGCGCCCACAGGGAAGTTTCCGCTCCGACCAGGACAACATCCCAAGGGTGTCGTCTTTTgag GACTCCAAGAGCTCCCCTCTTCTACCTCCTGACCTGTTAAAAAGTCTAGCTGATtttgaggaggaggaagaactGGCCTTTACTAAGCCTCACGATTTCTACCAGGCCTTGGCTGGCCCTCTTAACTCTGCTCCGGGAAGAAGCATGTTT TTGCCAAACCAGTCAAGGCTGGAACGACCCTCTGATCTGATGTCTCAGCCTTCTCTTATGCCCTTGTCTGGATTTTCACTTCAG GAGAACTCCTATCAAAATAGCAGCATTTTCAGTGAGGCATATGGCAAGAATATGGCACCTAGCACAAAGCCTGAAGTTCCTTCATCGCTGGCACATCAGGAACATTCCCTGTACACCCTGTTTGAAGGAACTCCATGGTCCCCTTCTCTTCCTGCCAGCTCGG ACCATTCAACACCAGCTAGCCAGTCTCCTCACTCCTCTAATCCCAGCAGCCTGCCGTCGTCTCCACCGACACACAACCACAACTCCATCCCTTTCTCCAACTTTGGCCCCATCGGGACCCCAGACAGCCGGGACAGGAGGATCGCTGATCGCTGGAAAGTCGAGAAGTCAG CAGTGAGTGGATTCGGACTGGATTACTTGCCTGCTTCCTCTTCTGCATCGGAGAATAGCTGGCACCAAGGCAGTACCCCCTGTAACACCTGGGCTACTCAGGAATCTCCAATGGAAGACTCGAGCACTGTTCTCATGGACAGCCTGAAG TCGATCTGGTCGAGCTCGATGATGCACCCTGGACCTTCGGCCCTGGAGCAGCTGCTCCTgcagcagaagcagaagcagcagaGGGGGCACGGGGCGATGAACCCGCCACACTGA
- the smg7 gene encoding nonsense-mediated mRNA decay factor SMG7 isoform X5, translated as MNLCAQYLRQAEALKADMTDSKLGPAEVWTSRQALQDLYQKMLVTDLEYALDKKVEQDLWNHAFKNQITTLQSQAKNRANPNRSEVQANLSLFLEAASGFYTQLLQELCTVFNVDLPCRVKSSQLGIISNKQTSTSAIVKPQPSSCSYICQHCLVHLGDIARYRNQTSQAESYYRHAAQLVPSNGQPYNQLAILASSKGDHLTTIFYYCRSIAVKFPFPAASTNLQKALSKALESRDEIKSKWSVSDFIKAFIKFHGHVYLSKSLEKLNNLREKLEEQFQRLILQKAFSSQQLVHITVINLFELHHLRDFSSESDDHSFSHDEQLSWIQLLALFMSFLGIMCSRVLLNKNREDLMGECPLPAIKVSLDWLKLRPSVFHESAVDERQYIWPWLVSILNSFQPKEDDVSCASATPLPEEFELQGFLALRPALRTLDFSKGHQGIAVDKEGQPLRARHQRLISLGKWVADSQPRLVQCRIDDGMLLFVTDIPEPVIEELVEKDGPVLQESSNAEQTSNEGSQGLKSVLPVGKTQNSSSEGGEKPVVTFKENIKPRELTRDANRTHHLKEGLKERREFSKGNLSSKTDLKKDNKRKNEAKKTCHEKMQEPGKQNVAVQVKAQSEIRKTPVSEARKTPVTQTQTQTSSSSQFIPIHHPGAFPPLPSRPGFPPPAYVIPPPVAFSMTPGFTFSTGVSVPGAFLQPATHPQAGSQVQAGKQSHIPYSQQRPSGPGALTQGPQQQQGQQQPPTAASQQAVQPAGQLQVQGMSQQQQSPTKPVQQQLGKSPPHHPGLQQFMQVTEQSSQMWNQHQAQAPLQKNLPIQMSVKQSFYMPPQDPLKLFEQSLQTVPMQPQQQPNMDKKMKLFPVEPFGQNASEVKVQDFYWDPPYRMAADRQMMGQQVNSDRLVKRPQGSFRSDQDNIPRVSSFEDSKSSPLLPPDLLKSLADFEEEEELAFTKPHDFYQALAGPLNSAPGRSMFLPNQSRLERPSDLMSQPSLMPLSGFSLQENSYQNSSIFSEAYGKNMAPSTKPEVPSSLAHQEHSLYTLFEGTPWSPSLPASSDHSTPASQSPHSSNPSSLPSSPPTHNHNSIPFSNFGPIGTPDSRDRRIADRWKVEKSVSGFGLDYLPASSSASENSWHQGSTPCNTWATQESPMEDSSTVLMDSLKSIWSSSMMHPGPSALEQLLLQQKQKQQRGHGAMNPPH; from the exons ATGAACCTCTGCGCCCAGTACTTACG gCAGGCAGAGGCCCTAAAGGCTGATATGACGG ACTCCAAGTTGGGTCCAGCAGAGGTCTGGACATCCAGGCAGGCACTGCAGGACCTCTACCAGAAAATGCTGGTGACAGACCTGGAATATGCTCTGGACAAAAAAGTGGAGCAGGACCT CTGGAACCATGCTTTCAAAAATCAGATAACAACACTACAGAGTCAAGCCAAGAACAGAGCCAACCCTAACAGGAGTGAAGTGCAAGCAAATTTGTCCCTCTTCCTTGAGGCAGCTAGTGGCTTCTATACACAA TTATTACAGGAGCTGTGTACAGTGTTCAACGTGGATTTACCATGTCGGGTCAAGTCGTCACAGCTTGGAATAATCAGCAATAAACAGACAAGCACCAGCGCCATTGTAAAACCCCAGCCTAGCTCCTGCTCCTACATCTGCCAGCATTGTCTAGTCCACCTAGGGGATATCG CACGCTATCGCAACCAAACCAGCCAGGCAGAATCCTATTACAGACATGCAGCTCAGCTCGTACCTTCTAATG GTCAACCTTACAATCAGTTGGCTATTCTTGCTTCCTCAAAAGGGGACCACCTCACAACCATTTTCTACTACTGCAGGAGCATCGCAGTTAAATTTCCCTTTCCAGCTGCTTCTACCAACTTGCAGAAAGCTCTCTCTAAAGCTCTTGAAAG CCGTGATGAGATCAAGAGTAAATGGAGTGTATCGGATTTCATCAAAGCTTTTATTAAGTTTCACGGTCATGTATACTTGAGCAAGAGCCTGGAAAAACTGAACAATTTGAGGGAGAAGCTGGAAGAGCAATTTCAG aggcTTATTCTTCAAAAGGCCTTCAGTTCTCAGCAACTTGTTCACATAACTGTTATCAATCTGTTTGAACTGCACCACCTGCGAGACTTCAGCAGCGAGTCTGATGACCACAGCTTTAGTCATGACGAGCAGCTCAGTTGGATCCAACTGTTAGCACTCTTTA tgTCTTTTCTTGGTATCATGTGCAGCCGTGTATTGCTGAATAAAAATCGTGAAGACCTAATGGGAGAATGTCCTTTGCCTGCAATTAAAGTTTCCTTGGATTGGCTGAAACTTCGACCAAGCGTTTTTCACGAGAGTGCAGTGGACGAGAGACAGTA CATTTGGCCATGGCTGGTATCAATCCTGAATAGCTTTCAGCCAAAGGAAGATGACGTATCTTGTGCTTCAG CCACCCCTCTCCCAGAGGAGTTTGAGCTGCAAGGATTTTTGGCCCTCAGACCTGCTCTAAG GACTTTGGATTTCTCTAAAGGGCACCAGGGTATTGCAGTGGACAAAGAAGGCCAGCCCCTGCGAGCTCGCCATCAGAGACTGATAAGCCTTGGTAAATGGGTAGCCGATAGCCAACCCAG GCTTGTCCAGTGCCGAATTGATGATGGCatgcttctttttgtaaccGACATCCCTGAGCCAGTGATTGAGGAGCTCGTTGAGAAAGATGGTCCTGTTCTGCAGGAGTCTTCTAATGCAGAACAAACTTCCAATGAGGGCAGCCAGGGCTTGAAATCTGTTCTGCCCGTGGGCAAGACTCAAAACAGCAGCTCTGAGGGTGGAGAGAAGCCCGTGGTGACTTTCAAAGAGAATATTAAACCCCGGGAGCTAACAAGAGATGCCAACAGAACCCATCACCTAAAAGAAGGGCTGAAGGAGAGAAGGGAGTTCAGCAAAGGAAACTTGTCCAGCAAAACCGATCTGAAGAaggacaacaaaagaaaaaatgaagccAAGAAGACTTGTCACGAGAAAATGCAAGAGCCAGGAAAGCAGAACGTGGCagtacaa gtGAAAGCCCAGTCTGAAATAAGGAAGACCCCGGTCTCGGAGGCAAGGAAGACTCCAGTCACCCAGACACAGACGCAGACGAGCAGCTCCTCGCAGTTCATCCCCATTCACCACCCAGGGGCTTTCCCTCCTCTGCCTAGTAGGCCAG GGTTCCCACCCCCGGCGTACGTTATCCCGCCCCCCGTTGCTTTCTCGATGACCCCGGGCTTTACGTTTTCCACGGGGGTGTCTGTGCCCGGAGCCTTCCTCCAGCCCGCCACGCACCCGCAGGCCGGCAGCCAGGTCCAAGCCGGGAAGCAGTCGCACATTCCTTACAGTCAGCAGAGGCCGTCGGGGCCGGGGGCTTTAACCCAGGGCCCCCAGCAGCAGCAGGGTCAACAGCAGCCTCCCACGGCCGCCTCCCAGCAGGCCGTGCAGCCGGCAGGGCAGCTACAGGTCCAGGGTATGTCCCAGCAGCAGCAGTCTCCCACGAAGCCCGTGCAGCAGCAGCTTGGGAAGAGTCCTCCTCACCATCCTGGCCTGCAGCAG TTCATGCAAGTTACTGAGCAGTCCAGCCAGATGTGGAATCAGCACCAGGCACAGGCTCCTCTCCAGAAGAATCTGCCAATACAGATGTCTGTTAAGCAGTCCTTTTACATGCCACCTCAGGATCCTCTCAAGTTGTTTGAGCAGTCTCTCCAGACTGTGCCGATGCAGCCTCAACAGCAACCGAATATGGACAAGAAGATGAAGCTGTTTCCTGTAGAGCCTTTTGGTCAGAACGCCTCAGAGGTCAAAGTGCAGGATTTCTACTGGGACCCTCCGTACCGCATGGCTGCGGACCGCCAGATGATGGGGCAGCAGGTGAACAGTGACCGCCTGGTGAAGCGCCCACAGGGAAGTTTCCGCTCCGACCAGGACAACATCCCAAGGGTGTCGTCTTTTgag GACTCCAAGAGCTCCCCTCTTCTACCTCCTGACCTGTTAAAAAGTCTAGCTGATtttgaggaggaggaagaactGGCCTTTACTAAGCCTCACGATTTCTACCAGGCCTTGGCTGGCCCTCTTAACTCTGCTCCGGGAAGAAGCATGTTT TTGCCAAACCAGTCAAGGCTGGAACGACCCTCTGATCTGATGTCTCAGCCTTCTCTTATGCCCTTGTCTGGATTTTCACTTCAG GAGAACTCCTATCAAAATAGCAGCATTTTCAGTGAGGCATATGGCAAGAATATGGCACCTAGCACAAAGCCTGAAGTTCCTTCATCGCTGGCACATCAGGAACATTCCCTGTACACCCTGTTTGAAGGAACTCCATGGTCCCCTTCTCTTCCTGCCAGCTCGG ACCATTCAACACCAGCTAGCCAGTCTCCTCACTCCTCTAATCCCAGCAGCCTGCCGTCGTCTCCACCGACACACAACCACAACTCCATCCCTTTCTCCAACTTTGGCCCCATCGGGACCCCAGACAGCCGGGACAGGAGGATCGCTGATCGCTGGAAAGTCGAGAAGTCAG TGAGTGGATTCGGACTGGATTACTTGCCTGCTTCCTCTTCTGCATCGGAGAATAGCTGGCACCAAGGCAGTACCCCCTGTAACACCTGGGCTACTCAGGAATCTCCAATGGAAGACTCGAGCACTGTTCTCATGGACAGCCTGAAG TCGATCTGGTCGAGCTCGATGATGCACCCTGGACCTTCGGCCCTGGAGCAGCTGCTCCTgcagcagaagcagaagcagcagaGGGGGCACGGGGCGATGAACCCGCCACACTGA